One segment of Theobroma cacao cultivar B97-61/B2 chromosome 9, Criollo_cocoa_genome_V2, whole genome shotgun sequence DNA contains the following:
- the LOC18587869 gene encoding trafficking protein particle complex subunit 5: MIGVGKIKQYSNVLDKPLSKGKQEVSLSAFAFLFSELVQYNQTQVDNIAELERRLEDAGYAVGARVLELLCHRDKGNRRETRLLGILSFVHSTVWKVLFGKVADSLEKGTEHEDEYMISEKELLVNKFISIPKDMGTFNCGAFVAGIVRGVLDSAGFPAVVTAHFVPMEGQQRPRTTILIKFAEEVLQREARLG, translated from the exons ATGATCGGAGTCGGGAAGATCAAGCAATACTCTAACGTCCTCGACAAGCCCCTCAGCAAGGGCAAACAAGAG GTTAGCTTGAGTGCATTTGCATTCTTGTTTTCGGAGCTTGTTCAGTACAATCAAACACAGGTTGATAACATTGCCGAATTAGAAAGAAG GCTGGAGGATGCAGGGTATGCAGTTGGAGCTCGAGTTCTTGAACTTTTGTGCCATAGGGATAAG GGAAATAGAAGGGAGACTCGATTGTTGGGTATTTTATCTTTTGTGCACAGCACTGTCTGGAAGGTGTTATTTGGAAAG GTGGCTGACTCGCTTGAGAAGGGCACTGAACATGAAGACGAATACATGATCAGTGAGAAGGAACTCCTTGTGAACAA GTTTATTTCAATTCCAAAAGACATGGGGACTTTTAATTGTGGGGCATTTGTTGCTGGAATAGTGAGG GGTGTTTTGGATAGTGCAGGATTTCCAGCGGTGGTAACAGCTCATTTTGTACCTATGGAGGGACAGCAAAGACCTCGAACAACTATTTTGATAAAGTTTGCTGAAGAG GTATTGCAAAGAGAAGCGAGGTTAGGTTGA